A stretch of the Tardiphaga sp. 709 genome encodes the following:
- the mazG gene encoding nucleoside triphosphate pyrophosphohydrolase, protein MTPSRDIAGLIEIMAQLRTPVTGCPWDLEQDFASIAPYTIEEAYEVADAVARHDLHDLCDELGDLLLQVVFHARMAEEQNAFAFGDVVEAITRKMIRRHPHVFADKDGNLTLGHVKGVWDRIKAEEKAERAARRGVDVPPPSSFLASVKTGQPALSHAMELQTKASSVGFDWNDPRAVLAKIREEADEIEAALDRGDQSEVAAETGDLMFALVNLARHVKADPELALRGTNAKFERRFGYIERALATKGSSLQEASLEQMDALWNEAKGAE, encoded by the coding sequence ATGACCCCTTCCCGCGATATCGCCGGCCTGATCGAGATCATGGCCCAGTTGCGCACGCCCGTGACGGGCTGCCCATGGGATCTGGAGCAGGATTTCGCGAGTATCGCGCCCTATACGATCGAGGAAGCCTATGAGGTCGCCGATGCCGTCGCCCGACACGATCTCCATGACCTCTGCGACGAACTCGGCGATCTCCTGCTGCAGGTGGTGTTCCACGCCCGGATGGCCGAAGAGCAGAACGCATTCGCGTTCGGCGACGTCGTGGAGGCGATCACCCGCAAGATGATCCGCCGGCATCCGCATGTATTCGCCGACAAGGACGGCAACCTGACGCTTGGCCATGTGAAGGGCGTCTGGGACCGCATCAAGGCCGAGGAAAAGGCTGAGCGTGCTGCGCGGCGCGGCGTGGACGTTCCGCCACCCTCCTCATTCCTGGCCAGCGTCAAGACCGGGCAACCGGCGTTGAGCCACGCCATGGAGCTGCAGACAAAAGCCTCCAGCGTCGGCTTCGACTGGAACGACCCACGCGCGGTGCTGGCGAAAATCCGCGAGGAAGCTGACGAGATTGAAGCAGCGCTCGATCGCGGCGACCAGAGCGAAGTGGCAGCCGAGACCGGCGATCTGATGTTCGCGCTGGTCAATCTCGCGCGGCATGTGAAGGCCGATCCGGAGCTGGCGCTCCGCGGCACCAATGCGAAATTCGAACGGCGCTTCGGCTATATCGAACGGGCGCTCGCGACGAAGGGAAGCTCGCTGCAGGAGGCGTCGCTCGAACAGATGGATGCGCTGTGGAACGAGGCGAAGGGCGCGGAGTAG
- the hflX gene encoding GTPase HflX, with product MEFRSFEGNAADRPSASSESTGRVLVVGPYLRERRGDADAQAYSHVRDTEARLEEAVGLARAIDLTVVEAVAAPLSQIRPATYLGKGKVEEIAGLIAANEIGIVVMDCALSPIQQRNLEKELKAKVLDRTGLILEIFGRRAKTKEGTLQVELAHLNYQRSRLVRSWTHLERQRGGFGFMGGPGETQIEADRRMIGDRIARLEADLRKVQATRRLHRAGRQRVPYRVVALVGYTNAGKSTLFNRLTRADVQAEDMLFATLDPTLRALTLPHGGKAMLSDTVGFISNLPTQLVAAFRATLEEVLEADIILHVRDISHEDADAQQSDVDKVLRQLGIDTDASARILEVWNKIDRFSPDERENLANIAARRPPEKPCFMVSAETGEGIDALLNAIEERLAAARVTLDLQIDAADGAGVSWLHRNAEILVKELHDGHFDMVVRVDETKRDVVISKYGAVLHPVDY from the coding sequence TTGGAATTTCGTAGCTTCGAAGGCAATGCTGCCGACCGACCCTCGGCCAGCAGCGAATCGACCGGCCGCGTTCTCGTGGTCGGTCCTTATCTGCGCGAACGGCGGGGCGACGCCGACGCGCAAGCCTATTCTCATGTCCGCGATACGGAAGCCCGGCTCGAAGAGGCGGTCGGTCTCGCACGCGCCATCGACCTGACCGTGGTCGAGGCCGTAGCCGCGCCGCTGAGCCAGATCCGCCCGGCCACCTATCTCGGCAAGGGCAAGGTCGAGGAGATCGCCGGCCTGATCGCGGCGAACGAGATCGGCATCGTGGTGATGGACTGCGCGCTGTCGCCAATCCAGCAGCGCAATCTCGAAAAGGAACTGAAGGCCAAGGTGCTCGACCGCACCGGCCTCATCCTCGAAATCTTCGGCCGCCGCGCCAAGACCAAGGAAGGCACGCTGCAGGTCGAGCTTGCGCATCTCAATTATCAGCGCAGCCGTCTGGTCCGGTCGTGGACCCATCTGGAGCGCCAGCGCGGCGGCTTCGGCTTCATGGGCGGCCCCGGCGAAACCCAGATCGAGGCCGATCGCCGCATGATCGGCGACCGCATCGCGCGGTTAGAGGCCGATCTCAGGAAAGTGCAGGCGACGCGGCGCCTGCATCGCGCCGGTCGCCAGCGCGTGCCGTATCGCGTCGTCGCTCTCGTCGGCTACACCAATGCCGGCAAGTCGACGCTGTTCAACCGCCTGACCCGCGCCGACGTGCAGGCCGAGGATATGTTGTTCGCGACCCTCGATCCGACGCTGCGTGCGCTCACGCTGCCGCATGGCGGCAAGGCGATGCTGTCGGACACGGTGGGCTTCATCTCCAATCTGCCGACCCAGCTCGTGGCGGCCTTCCGCGCGACGCTGGAAGAGGTGCTGGAAGCCGACATCATCCTGCATGTTCGCGACATCTCGCACGAAGACGCCGACGCGCAGCAGAGCGACGTCGACAAGGTTTTGCGCCAGCTCGGCATCGATACCGATGCATCGGCACGCATCCTCGAAGTCTGGAACAAGATCGATCGTTTCTCGCCGGACGAGCGCGAGAACCTCGCCAATATCGCTGCCCGCCGTCCGCCCGAGAAGCCGTGTTTCATGGTCTCGGCAGAGACAGGCGAGGGCATCGATGCGCTGCTCAACGCCATCGAGGAGCGGCTTGCCGCGGCACGCGTGACGCTGGATCTGCAAATAGATGCCGCCGATGGCGCCGGCGTGAGCTGGCTACATCGCAATGCCGAGATTCTCGTGAAGGAGCTTCACGACGGGCATTTTGACATGGTGGTGCGCGTCGATGAGACGAAGCGCGATGTGGTGATCAGCAAATACGGCGCGGTGTTGCATCCCGTGGACTACTGA
- the hfq gene encoding RNA chaperone Hfq has translation MAADRAQNLQDTFLNHVRKTKTPLTIFLVNGVKLQGIVTWFDNFCLLLRRDGHSQLVYKHAISTIMPGAPIQLFEGGEDPA, from the coding sequence ATGGCGGCAGACCGCGCACAAAATCTACAGGACACCTTCCTCAACCACGTACGCAAGACCAAGACTCCGCTCACGATCTTTCTGGTGAACGGCGTCAAATTGCAGGGCATTGTCACCTGGTTCGATAATTTCTGTCTTCTGCTCCGGCGCGACGGACACTCGCAGCTGGTGTATAAGCATGCGATCTCGACCATCATGCCGGGCGCACCGATTCAGCTTTTTGAGGGTGGCGAGGATCCGGCTTGA
- a CDS encoding D-amino-acid transaminase, whose product MSRIAYVNGQYVNLRDAAVNVEDRGYQFADGIYEVCEIIGGKMVDFPRHIARMQRSLRELRIAEAMPLTSLKVVMQEVIRRNRINYGIVYLQISRGVAHRDHGFPSPDVKPSVVVTAKSLNFAKNQATAAKGVKVITTAENRWPRVDIKTVGLLPNVLARQEARDKGAYEAWYVDADGFVTEGASCNAWIVTKDGKVVTRTAVSGILAGITRAVLIEVLASMQLKLEERNFTPAEAYDAAEAFVSSASQIVMPVINIDGKPIGDGKPGGIATRLRQEFHKFAAIS is encoded by the coding sequence ATGTCGCGCATCGCCTATGTGAATGGTCAATACGTCAACCTGCGCGATGCCGCCGTGAACGTCGAGGACCGCGGCTATCAATTCGCTGATGGCATTTACGAGGTCTGCGAGATCATCGGCGGCAAGATGGTCGACTTTCCCCGCCATATTGCGCGCATGCAGAGATCATTGCGGGAGCTGCGCATCGCCGAGGCCATGCCGCTGACATCGCTCAAGGTGGTGATGCAGGAAGTCATTCGCCGCAATCGCATCAATTACGGCATTGTCTATCTGCAGATCAGCCGCGGCGTCGCCCATCGCGATCATGGATTTCCGTCGCCGGATGTGAAGCCCAGCGTGGTCGTGACGGCGAAATCGCTCAACTTCGCCAAGAACCAGGCGACTGCTGCCAAGGGCGTGAAGGTCATCACCACGGCCGAGAATCGCTGGCCGCGCGTCGACATCAAGACTGTCGGTCTGCTGCCCAATGTGCTGGCGCGACAGGAAGCCCGCGACAAGGGCGCCTATGAGGCCTGGTATGTCGACGCTGACGGTTTCGTCACCGAGGGCGCGTCGTGCAACGCCTGGATCGTCACCAAGGACGGCAAGGTGGTTACGCGCACGGCCGTATCAGGCATTCTCGCAGGCATCACCCGCGCCGTACTGATCGAGGTCCTGGCCTCGATGCAGCTCAAGCTGGAAGAGCGGAACTTCACACCGGCAGAGGCTTATGACGCCGCGGAAGCCTTCGTCTCGTCGGCGAGTCAGATCGTGATGCCGGTCATCAATATCGATGGCAAACCGATCGGTGACGGCAAGCCTGGTGGTATCGCGACGCGCCTGAGGCAGGAATTCCATAAATTCGCAGCGATTTCATAA
- a CDS encoding sigma-54-dependent transcriptional regulator, producing the protein MANDILIVDDEADIRDLVAGILDDEGFTTRTARDSDSALAEIANRRPNMVFLDIWLQGSKLDGLQLLEQVKRDNPELPVVMISGHGNIETAVAAIKRGAYDFIEKPFKADRLILVATRALETSRLKREVKELKQLAPVANSLTGRSAAMNQLRQTIDRAAKANSRILIVGPSGAGKELAARTLHTASARSTGPFVVINAAAITPERMEVELFGIEQSNGEQARKAGALEEAHGGTLFIDEIGDLPRETQNKILRVLVDQTFMRAGGTTKVNVDVRIISSTARNLEEEIAEGRFREDLYHRLSVVPIRVPPLSEHREDIPELIEYFMEQISIATGLPKRQIGEDAMAVLQSHVWPGNIRQLRNNVERVMILAGGGPEVIITADMLPQDVGSMVPSMPTSNNGEHIMGLPLREAREVFERDYLIAQISRFSGNISRTAEFVGMERSALHRKLKALGVG; encoded by the coding sequence ATGGCAAATGACATTCTGATCGTCGACGACGAAGCCGATATTCGCGATCTTGTTGCGGGCATTCTGGACGATGAGGGCTTCACCACCCGCACAGCACGAGACAGCGATTCCGCGCTCGCGGAAATCGCCAATCGCCGCCCCAACATGGTGTTTCTGGACATCTGGCTGCAGGGCAGCAAGCTCGACGGCCTGCAACTGCTCGAGCAGGTCAAGCGCGACAATCCCGAATTGCCTGTGGTGATGATCTCAGGCCACGGCAATATCGAAACCGCGGTCGCGGCGATCAAGCGTGGCGCCTATGACTTCATCGAAAAGCCGTTCAAGGCTGACCGGCTGATCCTTGTCGCGACGCGCGCGCTCGAGACATCGCGGCTGAAACGCGAAGTCAAGGAACTGAAGCAACTCGCGCCGGTCGCCAATTCGCTGACCGGGCGCTCCGCCGCCATGAACCAGCTGCGCCAGACCATCGATCGCGCCGCCAAGGCCAATAGCCGCATTCTCATCGTCGGCCCGTCGGGCGCCGGTAAGGAGCTCGCCGCGCGCACGCTGCACACGGCCTCTGCCCGCTCCACGGGACCGTTCGTCGTTATCAACGCTGCTGCGATTACGCCGGAGCGCATGGAAGTCGAACTGTTCGGCATCGAACAGTCCAATGGCGAACAGGCGCGTAAGGCAGGAGCCCTGGAAGAGGCTCATGGTGGCACGCTATTCATCGATGAGATCGGCGATCTGCCCCGCGAGACCCAGAACAAGATCTTGCGCGTGCTGGTCGATCAGACTTTCATGCGGGCAGGGGGCACCACCAAGGTCAATGTCGACGTCCGCATCATTTCGTCGACCGCGCGCAATCTCGAAGAAGAAATCGCCGAGGGTCGTTTCCGTGAGGATCTCTATCATCGCCTCTCGGTGGTGCCGATCCGCGTGCCGCCGCTGTCCGAGCACCGCGAGGATATTCCGGAGCTCATCGAATATTTCATGGAGCAGATCTCCATCGCGACGGGCCTGCCGAAACGGCAGATCGGCGAGGATGCCATGGCGGTCCTGCAATCCCACGTCTGGCCCGGCAATATCCGCCAGCTTCGCAACAACGTCGAACGCGTCATGATCCTCGCCGGCGGCGGGCCGGAAGTGATCATCACCGCCGACATGCTGCCGCAGGATGTCGGTTCGATGGTGCCGTCGATGCCCACCAGCAATAATGGCGAGCACATCATGGGTCTGCCGCTGCGCGAAGCCCGCGAAGTGTTCGAGCGCGATTATCTGATTGCGCAGATCAGCCGTTTCTCGGGTAATATCTCGCGCACCGCCGAATTCGTCGGCATGGAGCGCTCCGCCTTGCACCGCAAGCTCAAAGCGCTCGGTGTCGGCTAA
- a CDS encoding PAS domain-containing sensor histidine kinase: MTSADTSATAYEPSMAEPRRWTLRRLFVPLAVGLALLSSCLTFLVLNGLTPIAPTHQVVVTFLLINAASVLLLVLIIAREIWKVVQARRRGRAAARLHVQIVSLFSVIAVLPAVLVSIVANVTLDRGLDRLFSGPTKAVINNSLVIASAYLHEHGQLIGGDILGMADDLARIQPLFYQDRGTFRSLMLANATARNLPGAMLIDKDRNVIEPDQPGIKQEFSPPPADFLVNVSASEPAIAVIPEGNYVAAVIRLRAFDNMFLYVARKLDPRVVAQMNQSQAGAAEYAELESRRLGIQVAFALMFTVIALTVLMSAVLIGLNFANWLVAPIRRLMGAANMVSTGDLHVQVPVIQSEGDLAHLGETFNKMTQELRTQRDELVSASDVIDSRRRFIEAVLSSASAGIIGVDGSNMIGILNRSAEKLVGHSESETLGHPLHEIIPELDELMQTAREGSQRLVQGQVTITRDGQERNLSVRVSAEQTSQSRDSYIITLDDITELVSAQRTSAWADVARRIAHEIKNPLTPIQLSAERIKRKFGKVIVDDKAIFEQCTDTIVRQVDDIRRMVDEFSRFARMPKPVIEGEDVADTVRQAVFLMRVGHPDLDISAEIKEEPMRARFDRRLISQALTNIIKNATEAIEAVPPEELGKGRIGVTASRENDMIVIDVIDNGIGLPTVNRSRLLEPYVTTREKGTGLGLAIVGKVLEDHGGGIELGDASSVRPGQRGAWMRLRFSISGQKADADKSEPEAPPDDEPKIKTATGN, translated from the coding sequence ATGACCAGCGCAGACACGTCGGCTACAGCCTATGAACCGTCGATGGCGGAGCCGCGCAGGTGGACCCTGCGACGGCTGTTCGTACCATTGGCTGTCGGCCTGGCGCTCCTGTCGTCATGCCTGACCTTCCTCGTCCTGAACGGCCTTACGCCAATCGCGCCGACCCATCAGGTTGTCGTCACCTTCCTTCTGATCAATGCCGCCAGCGTCCTCCTGCTGGTCCTGATCATTGCGCGGGAGATCTGGAAGGTTGTCCAGGCGCGTCGCAGGGGCAGGGCGGCGGCCCGGCTGCATGTGCAGATCGTCAGCCTGTTCTCGGTGATCGCCGTACTGCCGGCGGTGCTCGTCTCGATCGTCGCCAATGTGACCCTCGACCGCGGCCTCGACCGGCTGTTCTCCGGCCCAACCAAGGCGGTCATCAACAATTCGCTCGTGATTGCCAGTGCCTATCTGCACGAGCACGGCCAGTTGATTGGCGGCGATATCCTCGGCATGGCCGACGATCTCGCGCGCATCCAGCCGCTTTTCTATCAGGACCGCGGTACGTTCCGTTCGTTGATGCTGGCAAATGCAACCGCGCGCAATCTGCCGGGCGCCATGTTGATCGACAAGGATCGCAATGTCATCGAACCCGACCAGCCTGGCATCAAACAGGAATTCTCACCGCCGCCGGCAGACTTTCTCGTCAATGTCAGCGCATCCGAGCCGGCCATCGCTGTGATCCCCGAGGGAAACTACGTCGCCGCCGTGATCCGATTGCGAGCGTTCGACAATATGTTCCTCTATGTCGCCCGCAAGCTCGATCCGCGCGTGGTCGCGCAGATGAACCAGAGCCAGGCGGGTGCGGCCGAATATGCCGAACTGGAATCGCGCAGACTCGGCATTCAGGTCGCCTTCGCGCTGATGTTCACCGTGATCGCACTGACGGTGCTGATGTCCGCCGTGCTGATCGGGCTGAATTTCGCCAACTGGCTGGTGGCGCCGATCCGCCGCCTGATGGGCGCTGCGAACATGGTTTCGACCGGTGATCTTCATGTCCAGGTGCCGGTGATCCAGTCGGAGGGCGATCTCGCCCATCTCGGCGAGACTTTCAACAAGATGACGCAGGAGCTGCGTACCCAGCGTGACGAACTGGTCAGCGCCAGCGACGTCATCGACAGCCGCCGCCGTTTCATCGAGGCGGTGTTATCATCGGCCAGCGCCGGCATCATCGGCGTCGACGGCTCGAACATGATCGGCATTCTCAACCGCTCGGCCGAGAAGCTTGTCGGACATTCGGAGTCCGAGACGCTGGGCCATCCGCTGCACGAGATCATTCCCGAGCTCGACGAATTGATGCAGACCGCACGCGAGGGATCGCAGCGGCTGGTGCAAGGACAGGTGACGATCACCCGCGACGGGCAGGAGCGCAATCTGTCGGTGCGCGTCAGCGCCGAACAGACCAGCCAGTCGCGCGACAGCTACATCATCACCCTCGACGACATCACCGAACTCGTCTCGGCACAGCGCACCTCGGCCTGGGCCGATGTGGCGCGCCGCATCGCGCATGAGATCAAAAATCCGCTGACGCCGATCCAGCTCTCTGCCGAGCGCATCAAGCGCAAGTTCGGCAAGGTGATCGTCGACGACAAGGCGATCTTCGAACAATGCACCGATACCATCGTCCGGCAGGTCGATGACATCCGGCGCATGGTCGACGAATTTTCGCGCTTTGCGCGCATGCCCAAACCCGTGATCGAGGGTGAGGATGTCGCCGACACTGTGCGTCAGGCCGTATTCCTGATGCGGGTCGGTCACCCCGACCTCGACATCTCCGCCGAGATCAAGGAAGAGCCGATGCGCGCGCGGTTCGACCGCCGGCTGATCTCGCAGGCGCTCACCAATATCATCAAGAATGCGACAGAGGCGATCGAGGCCGTGCCGCCAGAGGAACTTGGCAAAGGTCGTATTGGCGTCACAGCGTCGCGCGAGAACGACATGATCGTGATCGACGTGATCGACAACGGCATCGGTCTGCCGACCGTCAACAGGTCGCGTTTGCTCGAACCCTATGTCACGACTCGCGAGAAGGGCACTGGCCTCGGCCTCGCGATCGTCGGCAAGGTGCTCGAGGATCACGGTGGAGGCATCGAACTTGGTGACGCATCGAGTGTTCGTCCAGGACAGCGCGGTGCCTGGATGCGACTGCGGTTTTCCATCTCCGGTCAGAAGGCTGACGCGGATAAGAGTGAACCGGAAGCCCCGCCTGATGACGAACCGAAGATCAAAACTGCTACCGGCAACTGA